A region of the Thioploca ingrica genome:
AGTGTGTTTGGCGATAACTTTAGCCAGTTCTAGTGATTGATTATAACCACGTTGACGTAATCGGCTGAGATGAAGTGGTACTGGAATTAATATTTGTGGACGCGGTTGAATAATGAGTCGTTGTCCCATTAATTCACCTAAGAACTTCAATATAACCAGATTTTGCTGAAATTTAGCTGCTATAATTAATTGACCGACTGGGTAAGTATAAGAAAAAATGGTTTGGGTATGAGTATAAGGCGGTGGTTGTGACTGGCATTCATCACAGAGCGCTACTTCCGACCAGGGTTTAGCGCAACAGCTACACCGAGTGACTTGATTAGGTAGATCAGCTAAACAGGGAGCACAAAGAGGTTGAATACTAGTATCCCCGCACAGAAAACAACTTTGTGGTAATAATTGCTGGTTAAGTTGGCTAAACCAATCAATAAGTTGTACTAACCCGATTTTCTTAAAATTGAATTCCATTGATAGTCCAACGAAGTCGTAGTGGTGTTTGTGTATGCAAATACGCGCTGCGCGACTTTATTTCATAACTAATTGATTATAAATTATACACGGTATGAAGCGAGTTAGATTTAATTATTCAATATCAAATTGTGATAAAAAGTTGCACACGGCGTTAACCGGCGTTAAATTAGATGCTTAACTGTAATTGGGACAAATAGGAAACCAAAATGATGATGTGGAAATACGTCCTTGCATGGATACCGATGGTTTTTATTGCCATTGCCAATGGTGCACTTCGCGAAGTTTGGTATAAAAAACACTGCAGCGAACTTCGAGCACATCAGCTTTCTACCGTTTCCGGTATTTTGTTGTTAGGGATATATATGTGGGTCATTATTCGCGTCTGGCAACCGACATCAGCTAAACATGCACTCAGCATTGGCTTAATGTGGCTTACCTTGACGGTCGCATTTGAGTTTTTGTTCGGTTATTATGTTAGAGGTCTGCCATTGAATAGTCTTCTTCATGACTACAACCTTTTGGCTGGGCGAGTTTGGATATTGGTTTTAGTTTGGGTTACGCTAGCACCTTATCTATTTTTTCTCTGGTAGTAGGCTTAAGGTATTAATCGGTAATGGCTGGCGGGAAAGATCTAATATGCAGATCGTATTGCGGGCAAGGTAGAGTGATACCCGTTTGTTTGAAATGATCCCAAATTTTAAATAAGACTTCAGATTTGGTTTTCCAAAAACCCAGACCATCCATATTAATATAATAATCAATGCGGAAATTAATGGCAAAATCACTAAATTCTGCTAAAAAAATGGCCGGCTCTGGTTCTAGAAGAATTTCTGGTATTTCTTGTAATACTTGTTGAAGAATTTGCCTAACTCGGTGTGGATCATTATTGTAACTCACATTGATATTTAAAGTAGTCCGAATAACGGAGCTACTGTGAGTCCAATTCGTAAAAGTTTGTGAAATCAGTTCTGAGTTAGGAACAATGATTTCTTTGTAATTCCAATGTCGAATAGTCAGTGAGCGGATTCCAATTTTAGTTACCTTACCTTCATAGTTATCTCCAATCGTCACAATGTCACCTAAACGGAGGGGACGTTCGACCAGTAATAATAAACCACTGATAAAATTATTCGCGATATTTTGTAACCCAAACCCGATACCAATGCCCAGTGCCCCTGCGAATACCATTAAAGTCGTTAAGTCAAAGCCAATAACTCGTAAGGTGATCAGTAAACCCAGTAAAATAACCGTATATTGAGTTAAAACTGATAAACTATGCCTAATGCCGAGATCACCGATATTTAAGTAAATCCATTGATAAGTAATTTGACGAACCCAACTGCCAAACCAAAATAGGATCCAAACTGCTAATAGCGCGAGCAGAACATCAGCGATGGTCAATGGATTACCACTTAACTGACCGATTTGGTAAGCAAATAAATTTTCTAAGCTTTCTTTGACGGCAATATCTTTAACGACATCTGCATACCAACCATTCAACCAGAAAAAGCTCATCACGGCTAGTCCAATTAAAGCAATTCCTAATAGTTTCTGGATGAGGGGAATAATATCCTGAGTCCATAATAAACCATAATCACTCTGTTTCAGGGCAAAGTTTTTGGCAAAGGTAATCATATCGGCTAGTAAGCCTTCGGCAATCAACCAACCGGTGAGCACGATGAGAAACAGGCTCATTTGTTTGGCAATACTCCACCCTAAATTGATGTAGCCAATCAGTCCTAATAAAGCTACTGCTAGCAAAGCCAAAGGTAATAACAAACTAACTAAGCGATAAGCCCATAACCAGTAACTCTTTAATAACGGTTTTAATAACACCAACAAGGTGTTACGAATATACATGATCGGCACAACAGTTAAAGATAATAACAACATAAACAAAGTATCTATCAAATCTCGAACCGCCAAAGAAACGCCTAAGAGATGACCGAGAATGGTGAGAACCACTAAAAAGCCGGTAAAAATCAACGTCCATTGGAGTTGCCGATAAAGTTTGAGCCGACGTTCTGGGGAGAGTTGGTTATTATTGGAGAGGAGTAACCAAGCTAAATTTAACGGTAACTTGATGCCCAGCCAAATGAGTACCAAGGTTAAACTTAATAAAATACTGGTTTTATCGAGTTGATTGCTGGCTATCAACAGTAAAAATAGGCTGGTAATAGCGATTCCAAGGGCATTTTTTTGTAGCAGTTGTAATCCTATCAATAACTGATTAGCTAAAAAACCGCGTTTGGAGATTTCGGTCCATGAATTCAAAAAGGCAGTAAGGCGCTGATACAACCACCATCCTATTCCCAACCCCATTGCAATCGCTAGACTAATAATCGCGAGTACTAAATAGCTTAGATGTTGAAATCCTTGTTTAAAACTAGATAAAGTGAGTTGCATTTGCTGGACAAATAAAGTCGGTATCTTACTCAGATCTTTAACCAAAATTTGCCATTCTGAGGGACTGGTTGGCCAACTTCGCCGCTGTAATAATAATTGACGTTGATTTTCCTTATAAGCATTTTCTAATTGGAATGTCACGGTCTTTATCGGTTGCTGTAAAGCCAATAATTGCTGCGAACGTTGACGCACAGTTTCAATAACTTTATCGAGTAGTTGTTCTGCCTGCTGTTGATATTCCAACTCTTGATCAGTCAAATTTTTGCCTTGTTTTCTGATGACTTCGCGTTTTTGTTGCAAAATGTCGATTTTATTAGTCAGTAGTTGCGCTAAAGTAGTGACTTCTCGCTTTAAAGTTTGTGCTTTTCGCAAAATATCTGGAGAAATTTCTTCTGCCTCTTGTTTCAAGAGTTTATTGATTTGCTCAAATTGATCTTGAAGATAGGCCAATTTGACTTCATACTGTTGCGCTTGTTCATTCGCTTCAGTAATTTGGACTTCTAATAAATAACGCAGTGCCGGCGAATCTGTTTCCGATAAAGCTTCTAATTGTTCACGTAATTCTGCACTCCGAGCAAGGTAGTATTGTTGTTGCTGTTGAATTTGGCTATCCAAATCTTGTTTTTGCCGTTTTTGATAAAGCATTTCCACTTTTCCATGCCAATCAGTGGCTAATTTTAAGCGGTTTTCAGCTAAATCAGTACGCATCGTTTTAGTCATTTCCAGATGTTGTTCTTCTAATTTCTGAGCATTCGTTTGCAATTGAATATCATTTTCTAATTCCCAGATCAGGATTTCTTTTATAGCTAATTGAATGCGTTCATTATCTAATTCTGGGGTAGATTTTTTTAACAACATTAATTTTTCTTGTTGTTCTTTAATACTTTTACTTTGTCTAACTAAATTTTCTTCCGTACTTTTTGATTCTAAACGTAAATTTTCTAGTTCAACTTCGGCTGATTTTCTTTCTAAAGCGGCGGTGGTTAAAATCTCTGCCAACCGTTCGGTACTGACTTGTCCGGTTTCCAAGCGGGCGAGTTGGCTTGGTAATTCTTGTTGTTTAGTCATTAAGGCTTGACGACGTTGTTCCAAAGCCGTTCGCATTTCTTGCAAAACTTGTTGACGTTTTTCCAGTAAATTTTGTTGGTAAGCTTGTTGGAGGCGAGCGTGCCATTCAATGGCTAATCGCAACCGTTTACCTAACAGGCTGGTATTGCTTCTAATCAGAGCCAAGTATTGTTTTTCTAGCTCGATCGCTTTGGTCAGTATATTAAGCTGTTCGGTTAACTCGGTAATCGCCTGGTCGGATGAATCTGTTGATTTCTCTTGTTGATTTTGCTGTTCTTGAAGATAACCACGCCATTTATCCAATTTGGTTTGAACATCTCGTTGTTCTAAAACTAGATTGTCTAACTGAGTACGAATCGTTTCTCTTTCTTGAGCCGCTATCTCTAGCGTAGTTACCATTTTATCTGGCGTCATATTTTCTAAGCTTTTTATCTTAGTTGATAACGCCAAACCTTCTATTTGCAAACTTTGTTGGTAACGCTGATTTTGGGTTTGCGCTTCATTCAGTTGTTGCTGACGTTCTTGAAATTGTTGGAGAGTTGGCCAATTTTCTAATGAATTAGGATTTTGAGCTGATGCCAATAAAGCATATCCATAGCAACACAGAAATAATACGCTGTTACTTAATAAATTTAGTAGCAATTGATTTTTAATAGTAAACATATGAGTTATATCTGAATTACCCTAACAGAATCAGCCATTTGTTTGCAATAAGTCGGGCTAAGCGCCATGTGCACTAGCACCCATCATTTTTAAAATATTATCTTGAATTTTTAGGACTTTTATTTTGATGTTGGGATCCATCCCTTGAGTGCCATGCAGCAATAAATTAAGATTCAAAGTAGCCAGCCAAAGTTGATTATGAGCATCTTGATATAAAATAATTCGATAAGGTAAATGAAAAGCAAAATCAGGGTTATAATTTAATAGAGTCGTTGCAACCTGAGCATCACAAAATTGAAATACCTCCATGAACCGATAAGGTTTACCGGTAACCGCTTCCAGTTCTTGATGCAAGGGGTAACTGGCTAATAATTTTAAATTCAATTGTTCAGCATATTTTTTAAGAGAAGCAACGGTTTGTTTTATGGTTATCGTTGGTTCTAAAGGGATTTTAATGAGCATAGCACTCGCCATATCGGTTTTCATGATTTGGACGACAAATTCACCAAAAAAGCCAATAAATTCCTCATCAAAAATGCGCGTAGCTCGTTGTCCCTGAAGGTATAATAACACGGATAACCCAATCAATAATAACCCGAAGATAGCTAAAAAATGGGTTATCCATTTTAGCAGTCGTCGGGAGATGGAAAGGTCGGCAGCAGTGACAATAGGCTGTTGATAAGCCAGTTTATGCGGCATTTTAATTATCCTTATCATGGTACCCGCCATCGTTTCTCGCCCCAGTTTTGGGAATGATTCTTTCTTGGAGAAATGGGGTTCAGTTATCTCTATTAAAATTATTAATCATTATATCAAAGAAGTAACCCTTTTTTGTTTTTTTATAATCGGTCAAAACAGAGTATCATTGCGATTTGGCAACCGTACTTAATAATCGATTCTTTTAATACATCATTAACTATTTTTTAATGAATTACTC
Encoded here:
- a CDS encoding putative amidophosphoribosyltransferase, encoding MEFNFKKIGLVQLIDWFSQLNQQLLPQSCFLCGDTSIQPLCAPCLADLPNQVTRCSCCAKPWSEVALCDECQSQPPPYTHTQTIFSYTYPVGQLIIAAKFQQNLVILKFLGELMGQRLIIQPRPQILIPVPLHLSRLRQRGYNQSLELAKVIAKHTGIPIAFQACKRIRNTLPQTSLSGKQRQTNVKGAFKIIKLAPDWQHIALIDDVMTTGSTVAELAGIFKEAGIKRVDIWCCARR
- a CDS encoding small-conductance mechanosensitive channel — its product is MFTIKNQLLLNLLSNSVLFLCCYGYALLASAQNPNSLENWPTLQQFQERQQQLNEAQTQNQRYQQSLQIEGLALSTKIKSLENMTPDKMVTTLEIAAQERETIRTQLDNLVLEQRDVQTKLDKWRGYLQEQQNQQEKSTDSSDQAITELTEQLNILTKAIELEKQYLALIRSNTSLLGKRLRLAIEWHARLQQAYQQNLLEKRQQVLQEMRTALEQRRQALMTKQQELPSQLARLETGQVSTERLAEILTTAALERKSAEVELENLRLESKSTEENLVRQSKSIKEQQEKLMLLKKSTPELDNERIQLAIKEILIWELENDIQLQTNAQKLEEQHLEMTKTMRTDLAENRLKLATDWHGKVEMLYQKRQKQDLDSQIQQQQQYYLARSAELREQLEALSETDSPALRYLLEVQITEANEQAQQYEVKLAYLQDQFEQINKLLKQEAEEISPDILRKAQTLKREVTTLAQLLTNKIDILQQKREVIRKQGKNLTDQELEYQQQAEQLLDKVIETVRQRSQQLLALQQPIKTVTFQLENAYKENQRQLLLQRRSWPTSPSEWQILVKDLSKIPTLFVQQMQLTLSSFKQGFQHLSYLVLAIISLAIAMGLGIGWWLYQRLTAFLNSWTEISKRGFLANQLLIGLQLLQKNALGIAITSLFLLLIASNQLDKTSILLSLTLVLIWLGIKLPLNLAWLLLSNNNQLSPERRLKLYRQLQWTLIFTGFLVVLTILGHLLGVSLAVRDLIDTLFMLLLSLTVVPIMYIRNTLLVLLKPLLKSYWLWAYRLVSLLLPLALLAVALLGLIGYINLGWSIAKQMSLFLIVLTGWLIAEGLLADMITFAKNFALKQSDYGLLWTQDIIPLIQKLLGIALIGLAVMSFFWLNGWYADVVKDIAVKESLENLFAYQIGQLSGNPLTIADVLLALLAVWILFWFGSWVRQITYQWIYLNIGDLGIRHSLSVLTQYTVILLGLLITLRVIGFDLTTLMVFAGALGIGIGFGLQNIANNFISGLLLLVERPLRLGDIVTIGDNYEGKVTKIGIRSLTIRHWNYKEIIVPNSELISQTFTNWTHSSSVIRTTLNINVSYNNDPHRVRQILQQVLQEIPEILLEPEPAIFLAEFSDFAINFRIDYYINMDGLGFWKTKSEVLFKIWDHFKQTGITLPCPQYDLHIRSFPPAITD